A single genomic interval of Lathyrus oleraceus cultivar Zhongwan6 chromosome 7, CAAS_Psat_ZW6_1.0, whole genome shotgun sequence harbors:
- the LOC127105254 gene encoding uncharacterized protein LOC127105254 — protein sequence MCVDYRDLNRASPKDDFPLPHIDMLVDNTAKFDIFSFMDGFSGYNQIKMAPEDMEKTTFITPWGTFCYQVMSFGLKNAGATYQRAMTTLFHDMMHKEIEVYVDDMIAKSRSEEGHLVDLLKLFQRLRKFRLRLNPNKCTFGVRSGKLLGFIVSQKGIEVDPDKVKAIQEMPAPKTERQVRGFLGRLNYISRFISHMTATCEPIFKLLRKSQNCVWTEDCQKAFDSIKEYLMEPPILLPPVAGRPLVMYLTVLENSMGCILGQQDETGKKEHAIYYLSKKFTDCESRYSLLEKTCCALAWAAKRLRQYMLSHTTWLISKMDPIKYIFEKPALTGKIARWQMLLSEYDIEYHTQKAIKSSVLAEYLAHQPVEDHDDNEDEFPDEDVMFLKSRDCKEPLPEEGPEPDSQWGLVFDGASNVYGHGVGAVIITPEGSHIPFTARICFECTNNIAEYEACIMGLEEAIDLRIKNLTVYGDSALVINQIKGEWETRHPGLIPYKDYARRLLTFFTKVELHHIPRDENHMADALATLSSMYQVGFPNEVPRIVIKRLDRPAHVFTAEASFDDKPWYHDIKHFLQTQEYPLGATEKDKKTLRRLSGSFFLNQNVLYKRNYDMVLLRCVDKKEAEMLMKEVHEGSFGTHANGHSMSRKMLRAGYYWLTMESDCCKFVKKCHKCQIYADKVHVPPTFLNVISAPWPFSMWGIDMIGMIEPKASNGHRFILVAIDYFTKWVEAASYAKVTKQVVVRFIKNNLICRYGIPNKIITDNGSNLNNKMMDELCESFRIEHHNSSPYRPKMNGAVEAANKNIKKIIQKMVVTYKDWHEMLPFALHGYRTSVRTSTGATPFSLVYGMEVVLPIEVEIPSMRILMETQLSEAEWCQSRYDQLNLIEEKRMTALCHGQLYQKRMKQAFDRKVKPREFKEGDLVLKKMILFHNDSRGKWTPNYEGPYVVKKAFSGGALILTNMDGEELPRPVNTDAVKK from the coding sequence atgtgtgtcgactatcgtgacttaaatagagcaagcccaaaggatgatttccccctgcctcacattgacatgttggtagacaatacagcaaagtttgacatattctccttcatggacggattctccgggtataaccagatcaaaatggctcccgaagacatggaaaaaactacattcataacaccatggggaacattctgttatcaagtgatgtcgtttgggttgaagaacgcaggtgctacttaccagcgagccatgacaacgctctttcacgacatgatgcacaaagagattgaggtttatgtggatgacatgatcgcgaagtctcgttcagaagaaggtcacttagtagatctattgaagctgtttcaacgattgaggaagttccgtcttcgcctcaatccgaacaaatgcacatttggcgtcaggtcaggtaaactcttgggcttcattgtcagccaaaaaggcattgaagttgatccagataaagtaaaagctatccaagagatgcccgcaccaaaaacagaaaggcaagtgagaggttttctaggacgattgaattacatatcccggtttatttctcacatgactgccacttgtgaacctatcttcaaattgctgagaaagagtcagaattgtgtttggacagaggattgtcagaaagcatttgacagtatcaaagagtacctcatggagcctcctatcttgttaccacctgttgctggaagaccgttggttatgtatttgacagtgcttgagaattctatgggctgtattctgggtcaacaagacgaaactggaaagaaagagcatgccatttactacttaagcaagaaatttactgactgtgaatcacgatactccttactcgagaagacatgttgtgcattggcttgggctgctaagagattgaggcagtatatgttaagtcacaccacttggttgatatccaaaatggatccaatcaagtacatttttgagaagcctgcactcactggtaagattgccagatggcagatgctgttatcagaatacgacattgagtatcatacccagaaagctatcaagagcagtgtgttggctgagtaccttgctcaccaacccgttgaagatcacgatgataatgaggatgagtttcctgatgaagatgtcatgttcctaaaatccagagattgtaaagagccacttcctgaagaaggacctgaaccagattctcaatggggtttagtatttgatggagcttccaacgtttatggacatggagtaggtgcagtcattatcactccagaaggttctcatattcctttcacggcaagaatttgctttgaatgtacaaacaacattgctgaatatgaagcctgtatcatgggtcttgaagaagccattgacctccgcatcaaaaatcttactgtttatggtgactcagcgttagttatcaatcagatcaaaggagaatgggaaacacgccaccctggcttgatcccatacaaagactatgcaagaagattgttgactttcttcaccaaggttgaattgcatcacattcctcgggatgagaatcatatggcggatgctctagctacgttgtcttcaatgtatcaagtgggttttccaaacgaagtacccagaattgtgatcaagcgacttgatagaccagcacatgtgtttacagctgaggccagttttgatgataaaccatggtaccacgatatcaagcatttccttcagactcaggagtatcctcttggagcaacagaaaaagataaaaagactttgagaagattgtcaggcagtttcttccttaatcagaatgtgctctataagaggaattatgacatggtcttactcagatgtgttgacaaaaaggaagcagaaatgttgatgaaagaagttcacgaagggtcctttggtactcatgcaaacggccactctatgtcaagaaagatgttgagagctggttactactggttgaccatggaatcagattgctgcaaatttgtaaagaagtgtcacaaatgtcagatctacgctgataaggttcatgtaccaccaacctttttgaatgtgatttctgctccttggccattctcaatgtggggcattgacatgatcggtatgattgaacccaaagcttccaacggacaccgtttcattctcgtggcaattgattacttcaccaaatgggtggaagcagcttcgtatgcaaaggtgacaaagcaagtggtggtcagattcatcaaaaataatctcatttgccgatatggcattccaaacaagatcatcactgacaatggctccaatctgaacaacaaaatgatggatgaattatgtgaaagtttcaggatcgagcatcacaactcttctccttaccgtcccaagatgaatggggcagttgaagctgcaaataagaatatcaagaagatcattcaaaagatggttgttacctacaaagattggcatgaaatgctgccttttgcactacacggatatagaacatcagtccgtacttcaactggggcaaccccattttcacttgtatacggtatggaagttgtgttaccgatagaggttgaaattccatcaatgaggatactaatggaaactcagttgtcagaggctgaatggtgtcaaagcagatacgatcagttgaatttgattgaagaaaaaagaatgactgccttgtgccatggacagttatatcaaaagagaatgaagcaggcatttgataggaaggttaagccgagagaattcaaagagggtgaccttgtgctcaagaagatgatactatttcacaatgattctaggggcaagtggactcctaactatgaaggaccctatgttgtcaagaaagccttctcaggcggtgctttaattcttacaaacatggatggtgaagagcttccacgtcccgtgaatacagatgcagtcaagaaa